The Alicyclobacillus macrosporangiidus CPP55 genome segment AATTCTTCATCCACGTGAGTCTTGTTGCGAACGACCAGAGCTTCGGTCCCTGGCCCCAATTGCAGCAGACGATTCCGATCCCTGACCAGATCGGGGTCGTACAGCACCGATCGACCACCGCCGAACGACTCTGGCAGTGGCCACCATAGATCCTCCGTGATGACGATCCACATGAGGGGAACCCTTCCCGCTCCCTCAGATTTCAGCCGAGATGTACTTGATCTCCTGAAACTCTTCCAACCCTACGCGTGCGCCTTCGCGCCCGAGGCCGCTGCGCTTCCATCCGCCCATAGGAGCAAACGCCACCGACGGCAAGGCATGGTTCAACGCGACAATCCCATACTCCAGTGCTTCCGTGACGCGCGTGGCGCGGGCATGAGATTCTGTATACACGTAGGCCGCCAATCCCATGTCGGTCGAGTTCGCGCATGCGATTACCTCTTCCTCTTCACGGAACCGGAAAATTGGTGCTGCCGGTCCAAAGAGTTCCTCACACGCAAATCCCGTTTCGGCCGTGACATCCTCCAGCAGGATCGGCGATAGAAAATAACCGGAGGCGGGTACCGCTCGCTCGGGGACGAGCCGGCGAGCTCCCAAGGCAATCGCGTCCGAGGCCAGGTTCTTGAGTCTCGCACGCGCCTCGGCATCGATCACCGGGCCCAGGTCGCAATCCGGGTCCTCCACCGGATCGCTCAGTTTCATCGCCGAAACGCGTGCTACAAAACGCTCGACAAATTGTTCGTACACCGCGTCGTGGACGTAAAAGCGATTGGCGGCAATGCACGATTGGCCGTTGTTGCGGAACTTGGCCACCATCGCCCCCTCAACCGCGCGCTCGATGTCGGCGTCCTCAAACACGATGAACGGCGCGTTGCCGCCTAGCTCCAAGGCCATTCGCTGCAATTGTCCGGCTGACCAACCGACAAGTGTCTGACCGACCGGAGTCGATCCGGTGAAGCTAACGACCCGCACCCCCTCCTGCTGCATCATCGCTTTTGTGGTCTCGGCGGCCGGACCCTGCACAAGGTTGACGACCCCGGCCGGGAATCCGGCAGCTTGGAGACAACGGAACAACTCGATCACTGATAACGGAGCCTTTTGCGAAGCCCTGGCCACCACCGTGCATCCGGCTGCCAAGGCAGGCGCGAGCTTCCGAGCCTGAATCGAAACCGGGAAGTTCCATGGGGTCAGGACCAGCGCAACCCCCGCCGGTTGGGCTAGAGTCCAGTGCCGCTTGTTCGTTGCCTCACCTGGCATCATGACACCGTGAGGACGCCGGATCTCCTCAGCGAACCGGCGAAAGTATTCCGCCGCGAAGCGAACCTCGGCTATCGCCTCAGCGAGACGCTTGCCAGACTCCATGGCCAGGACGCGGCCGATCCATCCTGCCCGCTCGCGCAAATGGGACGCCGTCTGTAACAACAGGACTGCCCGTTCCCGCGCCGTTGTCCTCCGCCACCAGCGAAATGCACGCGCCGCTACGTCGACTGCGTGAACCGCCTCTGCAGCCCCGCCATAACCGAGTTCAGCAATGGTCTCCCCAGTCGCCGGATTGACGACATCCACCGTGTCACCCCCGTCCGGGGCCAACCACTTACCATCGACGAACAACGAATTCCGTGCGTCCTTCGCGATGTCCATACGAATGCCTCCCATACCGATTTCCTGCGAGTCTTATCCGGCGCAGAACCGGATCTTTTCGCGGACGACTTCGCGCAACCGCTGCTGTGCGTACTGCACGACAGTAAACGGATCGTCCCCGTACTGCTCCGCTCCTTCTCGAAGTCCGGCAACGTAGGCCAACCTCAGTTCCGTGTCAAAGTTTATCTTTGCGATCCCGAGCTTCAGGGCCCTTCGAATCTGGTCCTCCGGAATCCCGCTCCCCCCGTGCAGAACCAGCGGGACATTGGTCGCCGCGTAGATGGAACCGAGGCGCTCCAGGTCGAGTTTCGGCTCCTGTTTGTACATGCCATGGGCGGACCCGATGGCGACAGCCAGGGAATCGACACCAGTCCGGTGGATGAATTCGGCCGCGGCTTCCGGAGAGGTATAGATGACGTCCTCATCACGGACGTCGATGTCATCCTCTGCACCCCCGATGGCCCCCAATTCGCCTTCCACCGGAACCCCCACCGCGTGACAAACCCGAACTGCCTGAACCGTTTCGGCGATATTTTCTTCAAAGGAAAGGGCTGAAGCATCTATCATGCACGAGGTAAACCCTGCGCGCAGCGCCTGGACGATCTGCTCAAACTGGCGAGAGTGGTCGAGGTGGATCACTACCGGAATCGAGACTTGACTGGCCACTGCCTGAATCGCGCCAACGAGCGTTTGCATCTGGCCGTTTCGGATCGCCCTCTGGCCAATCTGCAGCATGATCGGCATCCGTTGCAGGTTCGCCTCTGCGACCACGGCTTCGATCATGTCGGCGGAATGGACGCTGAATGCAGGTACGGCGTAGTGTTGTTCGTAAGCGTCTCGTAGTATTGCCCCGGTTGCTAACGGCATCCCATTCACCTCACACAGAATTTATAAACTTCTCGCTTATCCTGGGGTGCTCATGA includes the following:
- a CDS encoding class II fructose-bisphosphate aldolase; amino-acid sequence: MPLATGAILRDAYEQHYAVPAFSVHSADMIEAVVAEANLQRMPIMLQIGQRAIRNGQMQTLVGAIQAVASQVSIPVVIHLDHSRQFEQIVQALRAGFTSCMIDASALSFEENIAETVQAVRVCHAVGVPVEGELGAIGGAEDDIDVRDEDVIYTSPEAAAEFIHRTGVDSLAVAIGSAHGMYKQEPKLDLERLGSIYAATNVPLVLHGGSGIPEDQIRRALKLGIAKINFDTELRLAYVAGLREGAEQYGDDPFTVVQYAQQRLREVVREKIRFCAG
- a CDS encoding NAD-dependent succinate-semialdehyde dehydrogenase, which encodes MDIAKDARNSLFVDGKWLAPDGGDTVDVVNPATGETIAELGYGGAAEAVHAVDVAARAFRWWRRTTARERAVLLLQTASHLRERAGWIGRVLAMESGKRLAEAIAEVRFAAEYFRRFAEEIRRPHGVMMPGEATNKRHWTLAQPAGVALVLTPWNFPVSIQARKLAPALAAGCTVVARASQKAPLSVIELFRCLQAAGFPAGVVNLVQGPAAETTKAMMQQEGVRVVSFTGSTPVGQTLVGWSAGQLQRMALELGGNAPFIVFEDADIERAVEGAMVAKFRNNGQSCIAANRFYVHDAVYEQFVERFVARVSAMKLSDPVEDPDCDLGPVIDAEARARLKNLASDAIALGARRLVPERAVPASGYFLSPILLEDVTAETGFACEELFGPAAPIFRFREEEEVIACANSTDMGLAAYVYTESHARATRVTEALEYGIVALNHALPSVAFAPMGGWKRSGLGREGARVGLEEFQEIKYISAEI